The following are from one region of the Gossypium hirsutum isolate 1008001.06 chromosome D03, Gossypium_hirsutum_v2.1, whole genome shotgun sequence genome:
- the LOC107927115 gene encoding OVARIAN TUMOR DOMAIN-containing deubiquitinating enzyme 12 isoform X1, with protein sequence MVTSEQEHDFVKWGLQLFNSDPYANCGYCGVLTQENGEYYNGNSFKEDYHYDAGECCNVENDEAIAHTLQLQELSKLAVVGSPSQGEEEELQLQVSGYTRDCINQSVGDFGSGQGCGEEEQDEITTSSSCSSPEEKLLCEEDRSYSLELTDEFALDGEVGKRLNQMVPVPHIPRINGEIPSVDEATLDHQRLLERLQVYNLVELKVEGDGNCQFRALSDQVYRTPEHHEFVRQQVVDQLKSCPDIYEGYVPMAYGDYLEKMSKSGEWGDHVTLQAAADSYGVKIFVITSFKDTCYIEILPNVQKSKRVIFLSFWAEVHYNSIYPVGDVPAFGMKKKKRWRMLRNKHLESTDGYQ encoded by the exons ATGGTGACATCTGAGCAAGAACATGATTTTGTTAAGTGGGGTTTGCAACTATTCAATAGTGATCCCTATGCTAATTGTGGATATTGTGGTGTGTTAACTCAAGAAAATGGAGAGTATTACAATGGAAATAGTTTCAAGGAGGATTACCATTACGACGCGGGAGAATGTTGTAATGTGGAAAATGATGAGGCTATTGCTCATACTCTTCAACTTCAAGAACTGTCAAAACTTGCAGTGGTGGGATCTCCAAGCCAAGGGGAGGAAGAAGAATTGCAATTGCAAGTGTCTGGTTACACTCGAGATTGTATCAATCAGTCTGTTGGGGACTTTGGTTCTG GGCAAGGTTGTGGTGAGGAAGAGCAAGATGAAATAACAACTTCTAGTTCATGTTCTAGCCCTGAAGAGAAGTTGTTATGTGAAGAGGATAGGTCATATTCATTGGAGCTAACCGATGAATTTGCTCTTGATGGTGAAGTTGGGAAAAGGCTGAACCAGATGGTTCCTGTTCCT CATATTCCAAGAATCAATGGTGAAATACCCTCTGTTGATGAAGCAACTTTAGATCATCAAAGACTACTAGAGAG ATTGCAAGTCTATAATTTAGTGGAGCTTAAAGTTGAAGGAGACGGTAACTGTCAG TTCCGTGCTCTATCTGATCAAGTTTATCGAACTCCTGAGCATCATGAGTTTGTGAGGCAGCAAGTTGTAGACCAG CTTAAGTCTTGTCCAGATATATATGAGGGGTATGTTCCCATGGCATACGGTGACTACCTGGAGAAGATGTCCAA GAGTGGTGAATGGGGTGATCACGTCACTTTGCAGGCTGCTGCAGATTCG TATGGTGTTAAAATATTTGTCATAACATCTTTCAAGGACACTTGCTACATTGAGATTCTTCCAAATGTCCAAAAGTCAAAACGAG TTATTTTTTTGAGCTTTTGGGCAGAGGTACACTACAACTCAATATATCCAGTTGGAG ATGTGCCAGCATtcgggatgaagaagaagaaaaggtgGCGAATGTTGCGGAACAAGCATTTGGAGTCAACTGATGGATATCAATGA
- the LOC107927115 gene encoding OVARIAN TUMOR DOMAIN-containing deubiquitinating enzyme 12 isoform X2: MVTSEQEHDFVKWGLQLFNSDPYANCGYCGVLTQENGEYYNGNSFKEDYHYDAGECCNVENDEAIAHTLQLQELSKLAVVGSPSQGEEEELQLQVSGYTRDCINQSVGDFGSGQGCGEEEQDEITTSSSCSSPEEKLLCEEDRSYSLELTDEFALDGEVGKRLNQMVPVPHIPRINGEIPSVDEATLDHQRLLERLQVYNLVELKVEGDGNCQLKSCPDIYEGYVPMAYGDYLEKMSKSGEWGDHVTLQAAADSYGVKIFVITSFKDTCYIEILPNVQKSKRVIFLSFWAEVHYNSIYPVGDVPAFGMKKKKRWRMLRNKHLESTDGYQ, encoded by the exons ATGGTGACATCTGAGCAAGAACATGATTTTGTTAAGTGGGGTTTGCAACTATTCAATAGTGATCCCTATGCTAATTGTGGATATTGTGGTGTGTTAACTCAAGAAAATGGAGAGTATTACAATGGAAATAGTTTCAAGGAGGATTACCATTACGACGCGGGAGAATGTTGTAATGTGGAAAATGATGAGGCTATTGCTCATACTCTTCAACTTCAAGAACTGTCAAAACTTGCAGTGGTGGGATCTCCAAGCCAAGGGGAGGAAGAAGAATTGCAATTGCAAGTGTCTGGTTACACTCGAGATTGTATCAATCAGTCTGTTGGGGACTTTGGTTCTG GGCAAGGTTGTGGTGAGGAAGAGCAAGATGAAATAACAACTTCTAGTTCATGTTCTAGCCCTGAAGAGAAGTTGTTATGTGAAGAGGATAGGTCATATTCATTGGAGCTAACCGATGAATTTGCTCTTGATGGTGAAGTTGGGAAAAGGCTGAACCAGATGGTTCCTGTTCCT CATATTCCAAGAATCAATGGTGAAATACCCTCTGTTGATGAAGCAACTTTAGATCATCAAAGACTACTAGAGAG ATTGCAAGTCTATAATTTAGTGGAGCTTAAAGTTGAAGGAGACGGTAACTGTCAG CTTAAGTCTTGTCCAGATATATATGAGGGGTATGTTCCCATGGCATACGGTGACTACCTGGAGAAGATGTCCAA GAGTGGTGAATGGGGTGATCACGTCACTTTGCAGGCTGCTGCAGATTCG TATGGTGTTAAAATATTTGTCATAACATCTTTCAAGGACACTTGCTACATTGAGATTCTTCCAAATGTCCAAAAGTCAAAACGAG TTATTTTTTTGAGCTTTTGGGCAGAGGTACACTACAACTCAATATATCCAGTTGGAG ATGTGCCAGCATtcgggatgaagaagaagaaaaggtgGCGAATGTTGCGGAACAAGCATTTGGAGTCAACTGATGGATATCAATGA
- the LOC107927113 gene encoding phosphatidylinositol N-acetylglucosaminyltransferase subunit A isoform X5 has product MADLKHRILMVSDFFYPNFGGVENHIYYLSQCLLKLGHKVVVLTHAYGNRSGVRYMTGGLKVYYVPWRPFLMQNTFPTIYGTFPIIRTILLREKISLVHGHQAFSTLCHETLMHARTMGYKVVFTDHSLYGFADVGSIHMNKVLQFTLADVTRAICVSHTSKENTVLRSGLPPEKVFVIPNAVDTAMFKPAQQRLGRDEIVIVVISRLVYRKGADLLVEVIPEVCRLYPNVRFIVGGDGPKRVRLEEMREKHSLQDRVEMLGAVPHASVRSVLISGHIFLNSSLTEAFCIAILEAASCGLLTVSTRVGGVPEVLPDDMIVLAEPDPSDMVHAIRKAISILPNIDPQVMHDRMKRLYNWNDVAERTEIVYNRALKCSDQSLLERLSRYLSCGAWAGKLFCLVMIIDFLIWRLLELLQPAKDIEEVPDVALRCHQHGERIEEIYRCKSE; this is encoded by the exons GTGGTTGTTTTGACTCATGCTTATGGAAATCGATCTGGGGTGAGATACATGACAGGTGGTCTGAAGGTTTATTATGTACCGTGGCGGCCATTTCTTATGCAGAATACATTCCCGACTATCTATGGAACATTCCCAATAATTAGGACTATACTTCTTCGGGAAAAAATATCACTTGTGCATGGTCATCAAGCCTTCTCAACTCTATGCCATGAGACTTTGATGCATGCACGTACTATGGGATACAAGGTTGTATTTACTGATCATTCACTGTATGGTTTTGCTGATGTGGGAAGTATCCACATGAACAAGGTTCTGCAATTTACTTTGGCAGATGTAACCCGGGCCATATGTGTTTCTCATACAAGCAAGGAAAATACAGTGCTACGGTCAGGTTTGCCGCCTGAAAAGGTTTTTGTGATACCTAATGCCGTGGACACAGCTATGTTCAAACCTGCTCAACAGCGCCTTGGCCGTGATGAAATAGTTATTGTTGTGATAAGTAGGTTGGTTTATCGGAAGGGTGCAGATTTACTTGTGGAAGTCATTCCGGAAGTTTGTCGTTTGTATCCCAAT GTACGTTTCATTGTTGGTGGAGATGGACCTAAACGAGTGCGGTTGGAAGAGATGAGAGAAAAGCATTCTCTCCAAGATCGAGTTGAGATGTTGGGGGCTGTACCACATGCTTCTGTAAGGTCTGTGTTGATTTCTGGCCACATATTTTTAAACAG TTCTTTAACTGAAGCTTTTTGTATAGCCATATTGGAGGCTGCAAGTTGTGGACTATTAACTGTCAGCACACGTGTAGGAGGTGTCCCAGAG GTTTTACCCGATGACATGATAGTACTTGCTGAACCGGATCCTAGTGACATGGTACATGCAATTAGGAAGGCAATATCTATCCTTCCTAATATTGATCCACAGGTTATGCATGATCGA ATGAAGAGACTTTATAATTGGAACGATGTTGCTGAAAGGACTGAGATTGTATATAATCGTGCCTTGAAATGTTCTGATCAGAGTCTCCTAGAACGACTTTCCAG GTATCTTTCATGTGGAGCTTGGGCAGGCAAGCTGTTTTGCTTGGTTATGATAATCGACTTTTTGATATGGCGTCTGTTAGAACTGTTGCAG CCTGCAAAGGATATCGAGGAGGTGCCTGATGTGGCTCTACGCTGCCATCAACACGGAGAAAGGATTGAAGAAATATATCGTTGCAAATCAGAATAA